In Pecten maximus chromosome 10, xPecMax1.1, whole genome shotgun sequence, one genomic interval encodes:
- the LOC117336267 gene encoding ras-related and estrogen-regulated growth inhibitor-like yields the protein MKGNSVNILVLGKEGVGKTALVVRFLTGRFLTEYAQCDEMAYERSITLDDKQVSLKVIDVGGKSIDKKSSSKECLQKIDGAVVVYSITDRQSFDVAESVVDWLRRERSSCIPLVLLGNKCDLDHARAVSTQKSEDIEWRNTGYMISECSASSDSEGVTKIFHMLVRKILEKRDTHLKVQRKLSLSHAPLGSPKLIRAHLRRRFSVFTRERTSTM from the exons ATGAAAGGGAACTCTGTAAATATCCTCGTACTAGGAAAGGAGGGCGTTGGAAAAACAG CACTAGTTGTCCGCTTTCTGACCGGAAGGTTTCTAACGGAGTATGCGCAGTGCGATGAAATGGCGTACGAAAGGAGCATCACGTTGGATGACAAGCAAGTGTCTCTCAAGGTCATAGACGTTGGAGGCAAG AGCATAGACAAAAAGTCTAGTTCGAAGGAGTGTCTCCAGAAGATTGATGGCGCAGTTGTTGTGTACTCCATCACCGATCGACAGAGTTTTGACGTAGCCGAATCCGTCGTTGATTGGCTGAGAAGAGAACGTAGTTCATGCATTCCACTGGTGTTGCTAGGcaacaaatgtgaccttgaccacGCTCG GGCTGTCTCTACCCAGAAATCAGAGGATATCGAATGGCGAAACACTGGGTACATGATTTCCGAATGTTCTGCGTCATCAGATTCCGAGGGAGTGACGAAGATTTTCCACATGCTTGTCCGAAAG ATACTGGAAAAACGTGACACTCACTTAAAGGTCCAGAGGAAGTTGTCATTATCGCACGCGCCACTTGGCTCACCCAAATTGATCCGAGCCCATCTTCGCCGGCGGTTTAGTGTGTTTACACGAGAACGGACGTCTACAATGTAG